In Ictalurus punctatus breed USDA103 chromosome 3, Coco_2.0, whole genome shotgun sequence, the following are encoded in one genomic region:
- the gfra4a gene encoding GDNF family receptor alpha-4a codes for MALWTMDLIRLCLLQLAVIGVPWLVLARQQDCLTAGDSCSSDEACSPRLRTLRQCVAGGGSVKLGPGARNHCENAVTALLASPLHRCQCKRGMKREKNCLSIYWSLKQSVIHGLNLVENYPYEPVERGFDYVRLASIAAESDAGMATVNHCLDAAKACNVDDTCQKLRTEYVSACITPSVRVGSCNRMRCNKALRKFFDRVPPDYTHELLFCPCSDTACSERRRQTIVPACSYEEREKPNCLVQLSSCEDDLVCKSRWAQFKHDCQPSELTASSCQQENYGACLIAYTGLIGTPLTPNYLDNSTSNVGPWCSCAASGNHREQCYDFLIHFHENTCLKNAILAFGNDTDSKSAANQPDTASPRTNQRLATSTITTTTISINVESQQNIFHPQIPTQMNEKDRLLSESTLPLPDLYDSSPGCTDLAVTAFLPTILLLALQF; via the exons GAGTGCCCTGGCTGGTGTTGGCGAGGCAGCAGGACTGCCTGACTGCAGGCGATTCATGCTCCAGTGATGAGGCGTGCAGTCCACGACTACGCACTCTGCGTCAGTGTGTGGCAGGCGGAGGGAGTGTGAAGCTGGGGCCAGGGGCTCGTAACCACTGCGAAAACGCGGTAACCGCTCTGCTAGCCAGTCCTCTTCACCGCTGCCAGTGTAAACGTGGCATGAAGAGGGAGAAGAACTGCCTCAGCATCTACTGGAGCCTCAAGCAGTCTGTAATACACG GACTGAACCTTGTAGAGAATTACCCATATGAGCCTGTCGAGCGAGGGTTTGATTATGTTCGGCTGGCTTCCATCGCTGCAG AGTCTGACGCGGGTATGGCGACAGTGAATCATTGTCTGGATGCGGCTAAAGCCTGCAATGTGGATGACACATGCCAGAAGCTGCGCACAGAGTATGTGTCGGCCTGCATCACCCCATCAGTGAGAGTGGGGTCTTGTAACCGCATGCGCTGCAACAAAGCCCTCCGAAAGTTCTTTGACCGTGTGCCACCTGACTACACACACGAGTTGCTGTTCTGTCCGTGCTCAGACACAGCATGCTCTGAGCGCCGGCGCCAGACTATCGTCCCTGCATGTTCATATGAGGAAAGAGAAAAACCCAACTGCCTGGTTCAGCTCAGCAGCTGCGAGGATGACCTTGTGTGCAA ATCTCGTTGGGCCCAGTTCAAGCATGACTGCCAGCCTTCAGAGCTCACTGCCAGCAGCTGCCAGCAAGAGAACTATGGGGCCTGCCTCATTGCCTACACTGGCCTGATAG GAACCCCTCTCACCCCAAACTATTTGGATAACTCCACATCTAACGTGGGGCCATGGTGTTCGTGTGCAGCCAGCGGGAATCACAGGGAGCAGTGCTATGATTTCCTTATCCATTTCCATGAAAACACATGTCTAA AAAACGCTATCCTTGCCTTTGGCAACGACACTGACTCCAAATCAGCAGCTAACCAGCCAGATACAGCCAGTCCAAGGACCAATCAACGCCTAGCTACCAGTACCATAACCACTACCACCATCTCAATTAACGTGGAGAGCCAGCAGAACATCTTCCATCCACAAATACCCACCCAG ATGAACGAGAAAGACAGACTGTTGAGTGAATCTACCCTCCCATTACCTGATCTGTACGACAGCAGCCCTGGATGCACTGACCTGGCAGTGACAGCTTTTCTCCCCACCATCCTGTTGCTGGCTCTTCAGTTCTAG